A single genomic interval of Mycolicibacterium holsaticum DSM 44478 = JCM 12374 harbors:
- a CDS encoding polyketide cyclase / dehydrase and lipid transport, which yields MNSIQVADETFVAADPVEVGRSVGDPASWRRWWPDLRLTVVEDRGELGHRWTVTGALTGTMEIWLEPVLDGVILHYFLHAEPSGAAAWQLAKMNLAKLNHARRVAGKNMAFEIKQRLEATRPVGVSRLA from the coding sequence ATGAACAGCATCCAGGTCGCAGACGAGACGTTCGTCGCCGCCGACCCCGTCGAGGTGGGCCGCTCCGTCGGGGATCCGGCCAGTTGGCGGCGCTGGTGGCCCGATCTGCGGCTCACCGTGGTCGAGGACCGCGGCGAGCTGGGACACCGGTGGACGGTCACCGGAGCGCTCACCGGGACGATGGAGATCTGGCTGGAGCCCGTCCTCGACGGCGTCATCCTGCATTATTTCCTTCACGCCGAACCGTCGGGGGCCGCGGCGTGGCAGCTGGCGAAGATGAACCTGGCCAAGTTGAACCATGCCCGCAGGGTGGCGGGCAAGAACATGGCGTTCGAGATCAAGCAGCGCCTCGAGGCCACCCGTCCGGTCGGGGTATCGCGGCTGGCCTGA
- a CDS encoding ArsA family ATPase, with protein sequence MRETTEAAAASISLFVGKGGVGKSTLATATAVRDARAGLRVLLISTDQAHSIGDVLGTTLTPTGRRAPTRVLADLDTGRQRADGGFLDALALDTLALLEARWCEVAKLISDRFAESDLGSIAPEELSALPGVQEVLGLHEVGELAASGQWDRVVVDCASTADALRMLTLPATFGLYLERAWPRHRRLSSADDARSAAVVGLLERIGAGTDRLSATLTDGSKVSAHLVMTAERVVAAEAVRTLGALALMGVRVDELIVNQLLVQDDSYEYRNLPDHPAFDWYAERICEQQAVLAELDTTIGDVQLVLVPHVAGEPIGAKALGELLDSARRRDGAPPPGPLRPIVDRESGAGLDAIYRLRLELPQVESAALTLGRVDDDLIIGAGGLRRRVRLASVLRRCIVVDAQLRGCELTVRFRPNPEVWPK encoded by the coding sequence CTGAGGGAGACCACCGAAGCGGCTGCCGCCAGCATCAGTCTTTTCGTCGGAAAAGGCGGGGTAGGCAAGTCGACGTTGGCGACCGCCACCGCCGTGCGCGACGCGCGTGCGGGTCTTCGGGTGCTTCTGATCTCGACCGACCAGGCGCACTCCATCGGCGACGTGCTCGGTACGACGCTCACCCCGACCGGACGCCGCGCGCCCACCCGGGTGCTGGCCGACCTCGACACCGGTAGGCAGCGCGCCGACGGCGGGTTCCTCGACGCGCTGGCGCTGGACACGTTGGCGCTGCTGGAAGCCCGCTGGTGCGAGGTGGCCAAGCTGATCTCGGACAGGTTTGCCGAATCTGATCTGGGAAGCATTGCGCCCGAAGAACTCTCGGCACTACCCGGCGTCCAGGAGGTGCTCGGCCTGCACGAGGTCGGTGAGCTGGCCGCCTCGGGGCAGTGGGACCGGGTGGTGGTGGACTGCGCGTCGACGGCCGACGCGCTGCGCATGCTCACGCTGCCCGCGACGTTCGGCCTGTACCTGGAGCGGGCGTGGCCGCGGCACCGCCGGCTGTCCAGTGCCGACGATGCGCGGTCGGCGGCGGTGGTCGGTCTGCTCGAGCGCATCGGCGCGGGCACCGACCGGCTCAGCGCGACGCTCACCGACGGCTCGAAGGTCAGCGCACACCTGGTGATGACGGCCGAACGGGTGGTCGCCGCCGAGGCGGTGCGCACGCTGGGCGCGCTGGCGCTGATGGGGGTGCGCGTCGATGAGCTGATCGTCAACCAGCTTCTCGTACAGGATGATTCCTACGAGTACCGCAACCTGCCCGATCATCCCGCGTTCGACTGGTACGCCGAGCGCATCTGCGAGCAGCAGGCCGTCCTCGCCGAACTCGACACCACGATCGGTGACGTGCAACTGGTTCTGGTACCCCACGTCGCCGGTGAGCCGATCGGAGCCAAGGCGCTGGGCGAGCTTCTCGACTCCGCCAGGCGCAGGGACGGCGCGCCGCCGCCGGGGCCGCTGCGCCCGATCGTGGACCGGGAGTCCGGCGCGGGGCTCGATGCGATCTACCGGTTGCGGTTAGAGTTGCCGCAGGTCGAGTCTGCGGCCCTGACGTTGGGTCGGGTCGACGACGACTTGATCATCGGCGCCGGCGGGCTGCGCCGCCGGGTTCGGCTGGCATCCGTCCTGCGCCGGTGCATCGTGGTGGACGCGCAGCTGCGCGGGTGTGAATTGACAGTGCGGTTTCGACCGAATCCGGAGGTGTGGCCGAAGTGA
- a CDS encoding SRPBCC family protein — translation MADKTAQTIYIDADPSTVMDVIADIGSYPQWVAEYKETEVLEADEQGYPKTARLVLDAAVLKDTMVLAYDWPPDRRSVTWSLVSSSLLKALDGAYRLTPKGSGTDVTYELSVDLMIPMIGLLKRKAERRLTDTALKDLKKRVEAE, via the coding sequence GTGGCGGACAAGACGGCGCAGACGATCTACATCGATGCCGACCCATCGACGGTGATGGACGTCATCGCCGATATCGGTTCCTACCCGCAGTGGGTTGCCGAGTACAAAGAGACCGAGGTCCTCGAGGCCGACGAGCAGGGCTACCCCAAGACGGCACGGCTGGTGCTCGACGCCGCCGTGCTCAAAGACACCATGGTGTTGGCCTACGACTGGCCGCCGGACCGTCGTTCGGTGACATGGAGCCTGGTGTCCAGCTCGCTGCTCAAGGCGCTGGATGGTGCGTATCGATTGACGCCCAAGGGATCCGGGACGGACGTCACCTATGAGCTCTCGGTCGATCTGATGATTCCCATGATCGGGCTGCTGAAGCGCAAAGCCGAACGGCGGCTGACCGATACCGCGTTGAAAGACCTGAAGAAACGAGTCGAGGCTGAGTGA
- a CDS encoding lysophospholipid acyltransferase family protein → MWYWLFKYIFMGPLLSLLGRPKVEGLEHIPQSGPVILASNHLAVADSFYLPLVVSRRITFLAKAEYFTGTGIKGWFTRWFYTVAGQVPIDRTDADSAQSALTTAARILGEGKLLGMYPEGTRSPDGRLYKGKTGLARLALETGVPVIPVAMVGTDVVNPPGTKMWRFGRVQVKIGEPMDFRRFEGLAGNRFIERAVIDEVMYELMRLSGQEYVDLYAADVKEGKAGSAAKPSARMPEVAAG, encoded by the coding sequence ATGTGGTATTGGCTGTTCAAGTACATCTTCATGGGTCCCTTGCTGTCGTTGCTGGGTCGGCCCAAAGTCGAAGGGCTGGAGCATATTCCGCAGTCGGGCCCGGTGATCCTGGCCAGTAACCACCTGGCCGTCGCCGACAGTTTCTACCTGCCGCTGGTGGTCAGCCGCCGCATCACGTTTCTGGCCAAGGCCGAGTACTTCACCGGAACCGGGATCAAAGGGTGGTTCACCCGGTGGTTCTACACGGTGGCCGGTCAGGTGCCCATCGACCGCACCGATGCGGACAGTGCCCAGAGCGCGCTGACGACCGCCGCCCGCATCCTGGGTGAGGGCAAGTTGCTCGGCATGTACCCCGAGGGCACCCGCTCACCTGACGGCCGGCTGTACAAGGGCAAGACCGGCCTGGCGCGGCTGGCGCTGGAGACCGGCGTGCCGGTGATACCGGTCGCGATGGTCGGAACCGACGTCGTCAACCCTCCGGGAACCAAGATGTGGCGGTTCGGCCGGGTTCAGGTCAAGATCGGCGAGCCGATGGATTTCCGCCGGTTCGAGGGGTTGGCCGGTAACCGCTTCATCGAACGCGCGGTGATCGACGAGGTGATGTACGAACTCATGCGCCTTTCCGGGCAGGAGTACGTGGACCTGTACGCCGCCGACGTCAAAGAAGGTAAGGCCGGCAGCGCTGCAAAACCCTCGGCCCGCATGCCGGAAGTTGCCGCCGGCTAG
- a CDS encoding glycosyltransferase 87 family protein — protein sequence MRIWGWRLFQLLTVAALAWAGWRLLSGLPYRIDVDVYRMGGRAWLDGRSLYADGAMFHTQGGLDLPFTYPPLAAIVFSPFAVLSLDVASIAITLTTLVLLIVATTIVLTGLGVWAHSAVSGEPAWLRRAWLAAAIVAPAVIYLEPIRSNFDFGQINVVLMTLVIADCVPRKTPWPRGMLLGLAIALKLTPAVFLLYFLLRRDTRALIVSAASAIVATLVGFAFAWRDSFEYWTETVRNTDRIGTATLNTNQNIAGALARLGLGEGVRFVVWTLACFAVLALTVWAARRVLKAEPVLALICVAMFGLVVSPVSWSHHWVWALPTLLVAAVVAYRRRHVALAVIAVAGLALMVWTPIPLMPEHHETAAPLWRQLVGGSYVWWAIAVIVAAGTVPTHRPPSGPVRTDRSHPPVPAVN from the coding sequence ATGAGGATCTGGGGCTGGCGGCTGTTTCAGCTGCTCACCGTGGCGGCGTTGGCGTGGGCGGGCTGGCGGCTGCTGAGCGGGCTGCCGTACCGCATCGACGTCGACGTGTACCGGATGGGCGGGCGGGCCTGGCTGGACGGCCGGTCGTTGTACGCCGACGGTGCAATGTTCCACACCCAGGGCGGGCTGGATCTGCCGTTCACCTATCCGCCGCTTGCCGCAATCGTGTTTTCCCCGTTCGCCGTTCTGTCGTTGGATGTCGCCAGCATCGCGATCACCCTGACCACGCTGGTGCTGCTGATCGTCGCGACGACGATCGTGTTGACCGGGCTCGGCGTCTGGGCGCACAGCGCGGTCAGCGGCGAGCCGGCGTGGCTGCGGCGGGCCTGGCTGGCGGCGGCGATCGTGGCGCCGGCGGTGATCTACCTCGAGCCGATCCGGTCGAACTTCGACTTCGGCCAGATCAACGTGGTGCTGATGACGTTGGTCATCGCCGACTGCGTGCCCCGCAAGACCCCGTGGCCGCGCGGCATGCTGCTCGGCCTGGCCATCGCACTCAAGCTCACCCCGGCGGTCTTTCTGCTGTACTTCCTGCTGCGCCGTGACACCAGGGCGCTGATCGTCAGCGCCGCGTCGGCGATCGTGGCCACGCTCGTCGGCTTCGCGTTCGCCTGGCGCGATTCCTTCGAGTACTGGACCGAAACCGTGCGCAACACCGACCGCATCGGCACCGCGACGCTCAACACGAACCAGAACATCGCGGGCGCGCTGGCCCGGCTGGGCCTTGGCGAGGGCGTCCGGTTCGTGGTGTGGACGCTGGCGTGTTTTGCCGTGCTTGCGTTGACGGTGTGGGCGGCGCGGCGCGTACTCAAGGCCGAACCTGTGCTGGCGTTGATCTGCGTGGCGATGTTCGGGCTGGTGGTCTCGCCGGTGTCGTGGTCGCATCACTGGGTGTGGGCGCTGCCCACACTGTTGGTGGCCGCGGTGGTGGCCTATCGCCGTCGTCATGTCGCGCTGGCGGTGATCGCCGTGGCGGGTCTGGCGCTGATGGTGTGGACCCCGATTCCGCTCATGCCCGAGCACCACGAAACGGCGGCGCCGCTGTGGCGCCAGCTGGTCGGCGGTTCCTACGTCTGGTGGGCGATCGCGGTGATCGTGGCGGCCGGCACCGTCCCCACGCACCGGCCACCCAGCGGTCCAGTACGCACGGACCGGTCACACCCTCCGGTGCCCGCGGTGAACTAG